In Actinomyces marmotae, the DNA window CAGGACCGCTACGCCGGGATCGTCGCCCTGCGCGGCACGGATGAGCGCACCCCCATGGACACGTGGATGCCCGAGGGCGCGCGCGACGTGAAGTACTGGGACCTCTTCGAGACGATGGGCTTTAGGGGGGACACCTCCCTCATTCATCGCACCGAGGTCCTGCGGGACTACCCCTACGACGTCGCCCCCGGGGAGATCTTCATCGCCGAGACCTCGGTCTACTACCGTCTCGACGAGCGCTACGTCATGCTCGCCGACAACACGATCCTCACGATCTGCCACTACCTGCCCGACGGGCTCACCCACAATTTCGCGGCCAATGCCAAGCGGAACCCCATCGGCTACTGGAAGCACAAGCGCTACTGCGCCGAGCGCTCCACCACGATCAAGGGCAGGGTCCGCGAGACGCTGCTGTACCTTGTGGGCTGCCGACTGGCCGGGCAGTCCGGAGCCCTGCGCATGGCGCCCAACAAGCCGGTGGCCCTGGCCTGCTACCTGCCCGCGCTGGTGGCCAGGTACGCGTTGTTCAGATAGGAGTGCCGATGGCGCAGGTGGAGGCCCTGTCCCTCCGGACGAACATGTTGTGGAGCTCAGCCGGGTCGATCATCCGGCTGGCCTGCAACTACCTGGTGGGGGTCGCCGTCGTGCGGCTCTCGCACGGGTTCGACGCCGCGGGCGGGCTCGCGCTCGTCATGGCGATCGCGAACCTCATCAACCCCTTCGCCGACTACCGCCTGCGCACGATCCAGGTCACCGACACCAAGGGCGAGCGCAGCGCCGGGGAGTACGTGGGCCTGCGGGTGCTGACCACTGCCTTGGCCTTCCTCCTTGGCATCGTCTACTCCCTGGCCACGGCGTCATTCGACGCCCTGCCGCTTATCGCCGTGTACCTGGTCTACTCCCTGGCGACGAACTTCATCGAGGTCCTTCACGCCATCGATCAGCGGCACCGGCGGATGGACTACATCGGTAAGTCCTACATGCTCCAGGGCGTCACCACCCTGGCGGGCTTCTGCGTTGTCCTGTGGCTGGCGAACTCCCTCATGGCGGCCATCATCACCATGGCGGTGGTGACCATCCTCGTGGGTGTCGTCTACGACGTGCCGCGCTCGGCCCAGTTCGAGCGCCTGCGCCCCGTCATCGACCTCCGCGCCGCCGCGTCCCTGCTGGTCACCCTCTTCCCCCTCGTCATCGCCCAGGTCTGCAGCTCTTCCGTCCTGACGCTGCCCCGCCAGTACCTGGAGTCCTCCGTCGGGAGCGAGGCGCTGGGGATCTACAACTCCGTGGCCTCGCCCGTCGTCATCGTGCAGATGGGCGCCGTCTACGTCTACAGCCCCCTCATGGGGGAGTTCGCGGACCGCTTCCACTCCGATAAGCGCTCGGCCCTGACCCTCCTGTGGCGGACCATCGGCGGGATCCTCGTGGTCACCGCCGTCACGGCGGCCCTGCTGCTGCTCCTGGGCGATCCCGTGCTGCGGCTCATCTTCGGCGACAAGATCATCGGGCACACGGACCTGCTGCTGCCCGCGGTCGTGTGCACGGTCATGACGGCCTTCGCCTGGTTCATGAACGACCTGCTCATCGCCGTGCGCGACCTCAAGGCGAGCTTCCTGGGTAACGCCCTCGCCGCGTTGGCCTCCCTGGTTTCGATGAAGATGCTCGTGGACGCCTTCGGGATGAACGGGGTCAGCTGGGTCGGCGTGCTGTCCTACTCCCTGGCCGTGGTACTGCTGGCCCTGTTCTTGGCCCGCGATTACCGCCGGATCGGGGAGCCCCCGCTGACGCCGTCTCACTCCTCCCCGAGGTCGTGATCCCCGAAGTCCACCAGTGAGGGCTTGTGGTTGACCCGCTCTGAGACCGGCGGAATCGTCATGTAGTCGCCATAGCCCCGGGTGAGCACCGCGTCATAGGCGTGGGGCATCCGGATCGTCATGTCCTCGAAGGGCAGGGCGACGGTGGGCAGCAACTCATCACGGCGGATGGACCAGCGCCTGGGGTCCTGGGTGGAGAAATCGCCCAGCCACACCGAGTCCTCGCCCTCGTGGGAGCGCGCGGCGCGGTCCCAGCGCTCGTACAGGGCGCGCGGTGAGACCCGGGCGGCCCTCAAGCCCCAGTGGATGGCGCGCAGGACGACGGCGGCCGCCTGCCTCGCGGGCGCGGGCAGCGGGACCTCGGCGGTGGGCGTCCCGCGCAGGTACATGAGCCGCCCCCATACCCAGGTCCGCCGCGCCATCCGCTTGAAGGCGCGCTCGTCGTCGGGCAGGACGTCCAAGGGGAAGACGTCGACGCCGATGGGCACCCGGTAGGCGCGGTCGCGCGCGATCTCCGGGATGAAGGCGGTCCCGGCCAGGCCCAGCACGCCGAAGGTCTTGGGGTAGTCCGGGGAGTTGCGGGAGCTGAGCAGCACGAAGCCGGGGCCCAGGACGCGATCGGCCTCGGCCAGGAGGCGCTCGTAGTCGGGGCGCGGCATGACGACGTCGACGTCGTCGTCCCAGGGGATGAAGCCCTGGTGCCGGGCCGCGCCGATCGCGGTGCCCCCGTAGGCGGCGTACTCCAGTCCCAGCTCGGCGCAGACGCGGTCGAGCTCGGCCAGTGCGAGGGCGGTGGCCCTCTGGACGCGCTTGAGGAGGGCGGGATCGTCGTAGCCGGTGGTGCTCATGGGCTCATCCTCTCCCGTGGGGGCGCCGACCAGGAAGCCGCGGCGCGACGTGTCGGGCCGCCCCGCGGCGCGCGGCGTGGCGAGCGGGTGGGGCCGGGCGCGGCCCCGTCCTCACGCCTCCTTCGCGAGCGCGGGGGAGCGGCGCGTGAGCCGCAGGTCGGACCAGTTGGCGGTGGCGGCCAGGACCGTGCCCACGAGGATGACGGCGCAGCACACCACCTGCGAGGCGGTGGGGATGGTCCCCTGTAGGACGAGGGCGAAGATGACCGCCCACGCGGAGTAGGAGATGTTGAGGGCCATGCCCCGGGAGGCGCCGATCGTGCCCAGGGCCTTGTAGTAGAAGAGGTACGAGGTGGTCCCGGCGATGGCCGCCAGGGCGATGACGCCGGTGGCCGGCGTCAGGGAGGCGCGCGCGGAGAATCCGAGGGCCCCCACGATCGGGGCCACCACGAGCAGGTAGGTCAGGCCCGATGTCGTCTGGCGGATTTGCAGGGCGGTCTCGTTGTCCACGGAGTCGTCGCGCATTCCCCAGGTGAGGATGACGGCCTCGGATCCCCAGCCGAAGACGCAGGCCAGGGCCGCGATAATCCCCAGGATCGCGTTGCCGCCGCCGGAGTCGGCGGAGGAGGACCAGCCGATCGCGATGATGGCGGCCAGGGCCGCGAGGAGGGCCACGACCTGGCGCGGCCTCATGCGCTCGCCGAGGATGAGGTAGGCCAGGAGCGTGCCCAGGGCCGGGTAGAAGGTGGAGATGATCGCGGTGTAGGAGGGGCCGATGTTGTTGATGGCGATGAGGTAGCCGCTCATGCCCACCGGCCCGCCGAGGAGGGCGGCCAGCGCCACGACCCTTCCCGAGCGGGTGCGCAGGGCGGCGAGCGTGTGGCGCAGGCGCCCCCGTGCGCCCATGTAGGCCATGAGGAGCAGCGCGGAGATGACGTCGTGGAGGAGGGCGCTGGCGATGGGCGCCTGCGGGGCCCCGAGGAACGGGGCGAGGGCGACGGCCATGGCCAGGATGACGGTGTCGAGGCCCCAGGTGGCCCCGCTGATGGCTCCGTAGCGCATCAGGCGCTCCTCCTCGCGCTCAGGGCCTCCGGGGGGCCCGTGAGGTCCGTGCCGGAGATGTAGGAGTCCAGGAGGGAGTCGACGTAGTCGACGGCGTGCCGGTAGTAGATGAGGAACCACTCGCCGACGTCGTCGCCCTCAACCTCCTTGACCAGGGACCACACGTACCAGCACCAGCCGGCGAAGGTGACGTAGGACCAGAAGTGGCGCCGCTCGACGGGGGTGGGGGTGCGGCCGAAGTAGTAGCCCAGGGCGTCCTCGGCGCGCTCGGCGCCCAGCTGCGCGCAGACCACCATCGTGCCGAAGTCGGCGGCGACGTCGGACATGCCGGCGTACTCCCAGTCGATGAGGGAGAGCTCGCCGGAGGCGTCCACGAGGAAGTTCAGCGGGAAGAAGTCGTTGTGGCTGGGGGCTAGCCCGAAGCCGTCGGCGTCGGCGAACTCCTTGAGGCGCAGCACCTTGGCGCGCAGCTCGTCGTAGCCGGGGATGTCGATGGGGCCCCGGGCCGCCAGAAGGGACTCGTAGCGCAGCCCCTCGGTCACGAAATCAAAGCTGCGCGCGAGTTCGCGTCCCGACTCGTGCAGGGCGCGGTCCATGCGCATGGCCCGCTCCAACTCGCTGGGATTGGACACGTCCAGGTTGCGGCAGTCGGGGACGTAGCGGGAGATCTTCCAGCCCTGCTCCGGGTCCCCGGCCAGGAAGGTGGAGTCCAGGCCGAGCTCGCCGGCGAGCCGAAGGGCCTCGATCTCCGCGCGGCGGTCGATGAGCTGGTTGGTGCCGGCGCCGGGGTGGCGGTAGACGTACTCGTCCTCGCCTACGGAGAAGTGGCAGGACAGGTTCGTGATGCCCTGCTTGAGGGGGTAGAAGGCGCCGATCTGGCCGCGCTCGCAGCCCAGGGCGGTCGAGATGTTCTCGAAGACCTCCGAGTCGATGTTCTCCATGAAGGCGGGGTCGAAGGTGCGCAGCTCGTCGATGGAGTCGAACTCGTGGATGACGCCGTCGGGGTACTTCCGGATCACCATGTCGAGGCTCTTGATGTGATCGAGGTAGATGGACTCCCACAGCTTGGGGGCCGTCTCGGGCAACTCGTAGACGGACTCCAGGATCGTGCGGAACGCGGTGGAGAAGGCCCGGTCGAAATAGGCGTGGCCGAGCATCGTCCAGGCGTCCGCCCCTCCGACGGTTGCCCCGGTGATCCGCCCGCCCGCGCCGGTGGTCAGGCACCACTCCTGGGTGGGGCCGGCGATGTACGTGGCCGAGTAGTAGGCCTGGTAGACGTGGGACTCGAAGGGGTTGATCGTGAAGTAGTCATCCGAGGAGCAGATGTAGGTGTTGGCCAGGTCCTCCTTGACCAGCCACAGGGAGCCGTTGTTGTTGCGGGTCGCGTACTCCTTGTTGACCACGATCCTGGCCCCGTAGCGCTCGGCTAGGGAGAAGAAGTA includes these proteins:
- a CDS encoding glycosyltransferase family A protein is translated as MTPESPAPAESRTGPASKTVCVFTPTYERAYILPVLYDSLVAQTSHDFVWMIVDDGSTDGTEELVASWIERGEIEIDYVKTANGGKPRAINLGVERATSPLFFVVDSDDWLLPGAIEHVLATWATIEGQDRYAGIVALRGTDERTPMDTWMPEGARDVKYWDLFETMGFRGDTSLIHRTEVLRDYPYDVAPGEIFIAETSVYYRLDERYVMLADNTILTICHYLPDGLTHNFAANAKRNPIGYWKHKRYCAERSTTIKGRVRETLLYLVGCRLAGQSGALRMAPNKPVALACYLPALVARYALFR
- a CDS encoding lipopolysaccharide biosynthesis protein, whose product is MAQVEALSLRTNMLWSSAGSIIRLACNYLVGVAVVRLSHGFDAAGGLALVMAIANLINPFADYRLRTIQVTDTKGERSAGEYVGLRVLTTALAFLLGIVYSLATASFDALPLIAVYLVYSLATNFIEVLHAIDQRHRRMDYIGKSYMLQGVTTLAGFCVVLWLANSLMAAIITMAVVTILVGVVYDVPRSAQFERLRPVIDLRAAASLLVTLFPLVIAQVCSSSVLTLPRQYLESSVGSEALGIYNSVASPVVIVQMGAVYVYSPLMGEFADRFHSDKRSALTLLWRTIGGILVVTAVTAALLLLLGDPVLRLIFGDKIIGHTDLLLPAVVCTVMTAFAWFMNDLLIAVRDLKASFLGNALAALASLVSMKMLVDAFGMNGVSWVGVLSYSLAVVLLALFLARDYRRIGEPPLTPSHSSPRS
- a CDS encoding LicD family protein; this encodes MSTTGYDDPALLKRVQRATALALAELDRVCAELGLEYAAYGGTAIGAARHQGFIPWDDDVDVVMPRPDYERLLAEADRVLGPGFVLLSSRNSPDYPKTFGVLGLAGTAFIPEIARDRAYRVPIGVDVFPLDVLPDDERAFKRMARRTWVWGRLMYLRGTPTAEVPLPAPARQAAAVVLRAIHWGLRAARVSPRALYERWDRAARSHEGEDSVWLGDFSTQDPRRWSIRRDELLPTVALPFEDMTIRMPHAYDAVLTRGYGDYMTIPPVSERVNHKPSLVDFGDHDLGEE
- a CDS encoding DMT family transporter, translated to MRYGAISGATWGLDTVILAMAVALAPFLGAPQAPIASALLHDVISALLLMAYMGARGRLRHTLAALRTRSGRVVALAALLGGPVGMSGYLIAINNIGPSYTAIISTFYPALGTLLAYLILGERMRPRQVVALLAALAAIIAIGWSSSADSGGGNAILGIIAALACVFGWGSEAVILTWGMRDDSVDNETALQIRQTTSGLTYLLVVAPIVGALGFSARASLTPATGVIALAAIAGTTSYLFYYKALGTIGASRGMALNISYSAWAVIFALVLQGTIPTASQVVCCAVILVGTVLAATANWSDLRLTRRSPALAKEA
- a CDS encoding phosphotransferase, giving the protein MPGTLTQPQFDTLAALLRADAALTQRQIQESTGMSLGSVNAAVRECEAAGYIAERELTASGRAALEPYRVDNAIILAAGMSSRFAPISYERPKGILKVRGEVLVERQIRQLHEAGITDITIVVGYKKEYFFSLAERYGARIVVNKEYATRNNNGSLWLVKEDLANTYICSSDDYFTINPFESHVYQAYYSATYIAGPTQEWCLTTGAGGRITGATVGGADAWTMLGHAYFDRAFSTAFRTILESVYELPETAPKLWESIYLDHIKSLDMVIRKYPDGVIHEFDSIDELRTFDPAFMENIDSEVFENISTALGCERGQIGAFYPLKQGITNLSCHFSVGEDEYVYRHPGAGTNQLIDRRAEIEALRLAGELGLDSTFLAGDPEQGWKISRYVPDCRNLDVSNPSELERAMRMDRALHESGRELARSFDFVTEGLRYESLLAARGPIDIPGYDELRAKVLRLKEFADADGFGLAPSHNDFFPLNFLVDASGELSLIDWEYAGMSDVAADFGTMVVCAQLGAERAEDALGYYFGRTPTPVERRHFWSYVTFAGWCWYVWSLVKEVEGDDVGEWFLIYYRHAVDYVDSLLDSYISGTDLTGPPEALSARRSA